The following coding sequences are from one Virgibacillus necropolis window:
- a CDS encoding zinc dependent phospholipase C family protein yields the protein MPNIWTHMLFCEEVMDTINNPTPFFQHEAYMKLGAQGPDPFFYYNFWPWNKDESVSDVGMALHTENCGEFLMDLICSATNMESQVKAYVFGFVTHHILDRNAHPYIHYRAGYEGNKHQELEVLIDTVMMDRFHNMKTWRAHVYKEIDVGFSLDKDITHLLYTKIKKHYPDIGKESESYIQKSYRDMKLALKILSDPYGWKNVVFKSLISSFSHQPIKSDTDYLNENGTTWHHPATKEPSSQSFLELYEIGRAEGIEILSEVLTYWNNPTEEKKKHLQNLIGNISYDTGKPLELNLKNKYSDPIV from the coding sequence ATGCCGAATATATGGACACATATGCTTTTTTGTGAGGAGGTTATGGATACGATTAACAATCCAACGCCGTTTTTTCAACATGAAGCATATATGAAATTAGGTGCACAAGGCCCTGACCCATTTTTTTATTATAACTTTTGGCCATGGAATAAGGATGAGTCTGTAAGTGATGTTGGTATGGCATTACACACAGAAAATTGCGGGGAATTTCTAATGGATCTGATCTGTTCAGCAACGAATATGGAATCACAAGTTAAAGCATATGTATTCGGTTTTGTAACACACCACATCCTAGATCGAAATGCTCACCCATACATCCACTATAGAGCCGGTTATGAAGGAAACAAACATCAGGAATTAGAAGTTCTAATTGATACAGTCATGATGGATAGATTTCATAATATGAAAACATGGAGAGCTCACGTATACAAAGAAATAGATGTAGGATTTTCATTAGATAAAGATATTACCCACTTGCTATATACAAAAATAAAAAAACACTATCCAGATATCGGGAAAGAATCGGAATCATATATTCAAAAATCATATCGCGATATGAAATTGGCCTTGAAGATACTTTCTGATCCTTATGGCTGGAAAAATGTAGTATTTAAATCGCTTATCTCTTCATTTTCCCATCAACCAATAAAGAGCGATACTGATTATTTGAATGAGAATGGAACTACTTGGCATCATCCGGCTACTAAGGAACCTTCTTCTCAGAGTTTTCTAGAACTTTATGAAATTGGTCGTGCTGAAGGAATTGAGATTCTAAGTGAGGTATTAACATATTGGAATAATCCTACTGAAGAAAAAAAGAAACATCTACAGAATTTAATTGGAAATATTTCATATGATACTGGAAAGCCATTAGAACTTAACTTAAAAAATAAATATAGTGATCCAATCGTATAA
- a CDS encoding PucR family transcriptional regulator yields the protein MITKLKKVFPSLITYDSNSEQSPVGYKWYVTEDEKILGIDKNEISTKDEALLSTFLSPYSDVELPLTIKEKFWQDILHREQTLTENDHVSSYRFVHFSFQQNKVEPNLFREAIQSIFSKPLPILWLTDHQGILIEEQTEVLEESIAYNEIIDILMSDLYVKIRFFVGPFMTALGDAKQFYSRFVEGATTIFKYTDKQVISYKEAIPYLFADQVSDSFRDETKYFLLKEVLDDMELIHTIETFFACNLNITVTAKELYMHRNSLQYRIDKFVEKTGIDIRQFHQAATVYLALISKK from the coding sequence ATGATAACCAAATTAAAAAAGGTCTTCCCTTCGTTAATTACATATGATTCAAATTCAGAACAATCACCCGTGGGTTACAAGTGGTATGTGACAGAAGATGAAAAGATCCTAGGAATTGATAAAAATGAAATCTCAACTAAGGATGAAGCTTTGTTATCTACTTTCTTGTCACCCTATTCCGATGTAGAGCTTCCGTTAACAATTAAGGAAAAATTCTGGCAAGATATACTCCATCGTGAACAAACGTTAACGGAAAATGACCATGTAAGCTCTTACCGTTTTGTTCACTTTTCATTCCAACAAAATAAAGTAGAACCAAATCTTTTCAGGGAAGCTATTCAAAGTATCTTTTCAAAACCCCTTCCAATTTTATGGTTAACGGATCATCAAGGTATATTGATTGAAGAACAAACAGAGGTATTAGAAGAATCAATTGCTTACAATGAGATCATTGATATTTTAATGAGTGATTTATATGTAAAAATCCGTTTTTTCGTCGGGCCTTTTATGACTGCTTTAGGAGATGCAAAACAGTTTTATTCAAGATTTGTTGAAGGTGCAACTACAATTTTTAAATACACCGATAAACAAGTTATTTCATATAAGGAAGCTATCCCGTATTTATTTGCCGATCAAGTAAGTGATTCCTTTCGTGATGAAACAAAGTATTTCTTATTAAAAGAAGTACTGGATGATATGGAACTAATCCACACAATCGAAACATTTTTTGCATGTAATTTAAATATAACGGTTACTGCTAAGGAATTGTACATGCACCGTAACAGTTTACAATATCGAATTGATAAATTTGTTGAAAAAACCGGAATTGATATTCGTCAGTTCCATCAAGCAGCAACAGTTTATCTTGCTCTCATTTCTAAAAAGTAA
- a CDS encoding alpha/beta-type small acid-soluble spore protein — protein sequence MASNNSNQLVVPGVQQALDQMKYEIAQEFGVNLGADTASRANGSVGGEITKRLVQTAQQQLNGQQPK from the coding sequence ATGGCAAGTAACAATTCAAATCAATTAGTAGTACCCGGCGTACAACAAGCTCTTGATCAAATGAAGTATGAAATTGCTCAAGAATTTGGCGTTAATTTAGGTGCAGACACAGCTTCACGTGCTAACGGTTCTGTTGGTGGTGAAATTACAAAGCGTCTAGTTCAAACTGCTCAACAACAACTTAATGGACAACAACCTAAATAA
- the fumC gene encoding class II fumarate hydratase, translated as MDYRIEKDTLGEVQVPADKFWGAQTERSKQNFPIGNEKMPREVIKAFAILKKSAAKANMDLGLMDQKKYEAIEYAADQIINDKLTEHFPLVVWQTGSGTQSNMNVNEVIAFVGNEWLTNEGIDVKLHPNDDVNKSQSSNDTYPTGMHIAAVLKLEESVLPAVRTLKDSLKVKMDAFQDIVKIGRTHLQDATPLTLGQEISGWHRMLEKSETMINESLHHLKELAIGGTAVGTGLNAHPDFSGKVCEAINSYTGNSFISAPNKFHALTSHDETVYAHGALKGLAADLMKIANDVRWLASGPRCGIGEITIPANEPGSSIMPGKVNPTQSEAVTMVAAQVMGNDATIGFAASQGNFELNVFKPVIAYNFLQSCQLLADSMLSFDERCVQGIEPNHEQIEKNLNDSLMLVTALNPHIGYENAAKIAKTAFADNATLKETAVKLNLLTEEEFEQYVNPKEMTQPK; from the coding sequence ATGGATTATCGTATTGAAAAAGATACACTTGGAGAGGTACAAGTACCTGCGGATAAATTCTGGGGAGCACAAACTGAGCGTAGTAAACAAAATTTTCCTATTGGTAATGAAAAAATGCCGCGAGAAGTGATTAAGGCATTTGCTATACTGAAAAAAAGTGCCGCTAAAGCAAATATGGACCTTGGTCTAATGGATCAAAAAAAATATGAAGCCATTGAATATGCAGCAGATCAAATCATAAATGATAAGTTAACCGAACATTTCCCGCTTGTGGTTTGGCAAACAGGTAGTGGAACACAATCCAATATGAATGTAAATGAAGTAATCGCGTTCGTCGGAAATGAATGGTTAACAAATGAGGGAATTGATGTAAAATTACACCCAAATGATGATGTAAATAAATCACAAAGCTCAAATGATACGTATCCAACTGGAATGCATATAGCAGCAGTTTTAAAGCTGGAAGAGTCCGTTTTACCTGCTGTTCGTACATTAAAAGATTCATTAAAAGTTAAAATGGACGCTTTTCAAGATATCGTAAAAATTGGACGTACCCATTTACAAGATGCAACGCCACTAACACTTGGACAAGAAATCAGTGGATGGCATCGTATGCTTGAAAAATCAGAAACCATGATCAATGAAAGCTTACATCATCTAAAAGAACTTGCGATTGGTGGAACAGCAGTTGGGACTGGACTAAATGCTCATCCTGACTTTTCTGGCAAGGTTTGCGAGGCGATTAATAGTTATACAGGTAACAGCTTTATTTCAGCGCCTAATAAATTCCATGCATTAACAAGTCATGACGAAACAGTTTATGCACATGGAGCGTTAAAAGGATTAGCGGCAGACCTTATGAAAATTGCAAATGATGTTCGTTGGTTAGCTAGTGGTCCACGCTGTGGAATTGGAGAAATTACTATTCCTGCTAACGAGCCAGGAAGCTCTATTATGCCAGGGAAAGTTAATCCAACGCAAAGTGAAGCAGTTACGATGGTAGCAGCACAAGTTATGGGAAATGATGCAACAATTGGATTTGCAGCTAGCCAAGGTAATTTTGAACTAAATGTATTTAAACCAGTAATTGCATACAACTTCCTTCAATCTTGTCAATTGTTAGCGGACAGTATGCTTTCATTTGATGAGCGTTGTGTTCAAGGGATTGAGCCGAATCATGAACAAATTGAAAAGAATTTAAATGATTCATTAATGCTTGTCACTGCATTAAACCCACATATCGGTTATGAAAATGCAGCCAAAATTGCTAAAACAGCTTTTGCAGATAATGCAACGTTAAAAGAAACAGCAGTCAAATTAAACCTTTTAACAGAAGAAGAATTTGAACAATACGTTAATCCAAAAGAAATGACACAACCAAAATAA
- a CDS encoding ABC transporter ATP-binding protein has protein sequence MAELRLEHIQKSYDKKVIAVDDFNLHIHDKEFIVFVGPSGCGKSTTLRMIAGLEEISNGDLLIDDKKMNDVAPKDRDIAMVFQNYALYPHMNVYDNMAFGLKLRKFKKDEIDKRVQNAAKILGLESYLDRKPKALSGGQRQRVALGRAIVRDAKVFLMDEPLSNLDAKLRVQMRAEIQKLHKRLQTTTIYVTHDQTEAMTMATRLVVMKDGLIQQVGAPKEVYDKPENIFVGGFIGSPSMNFLNGTLQDGHFVMDDIKIKVPEGKMKTLREQNFIDKEIILGIRPEDIHDEPLFIEATKETKITATIEVAELMGAETYLYSKVNEQDFIARIDSRSDIDGGEQLDVAFDMNKAHFFNPEDEQRIR, from the coding sequence ATGGCGGAATTACGATTAGAACATATTCAAAAATCTTATGATAAAAAAGTAATAGCAGTAGATGATTTCAACTTACATATTCATGACAAAGAATTTATCGTATTTGTTGGACCATCTGGATGTGGAAAGTCCACAACACTTCGCATGATTGCTGGGTTAGAGGAAATTTCAAATGGTGATTTATTAATTGACGATAAAAAGATGAACGATGTTGCTCCAAAAGATCGGGATATTGCAATGGTATTCCAGAACTATGCATTATATCCACATATGAATGTATATGATAATATGGCTTTTGGTTTGAAGCTTCGTAAATTTAAAAAAGATGAAATTGATAAACGCGTCCAAAATGCTGCAAAAATTTTGGGCCTTGAATCCTATTTAGACCGTAAACCAAAGGCGTTATCTGGTGGTCAACGTCAACGTGTTGCATTAGGGCGTGCTATTGTACGTGATGCTAAGGTATTTCTTATGGATGAACCGTTATCAAACCTTGATGCAAAGTTACGTGTTCAAATGCGTGCTGAAATCCAAAAGCTGCACAAACGCTTACAAACAACAACCATCTATGTAACACATGATCAAACAGAGGCTATGACGATGGCAACCCGACTCGTTGTTATGAAGGATGGTCTCATTCAACAAGTAGGCGCTCCAAAGGAAGTTTATGATAAACCTGAAAATATATTTGTCGGTGGATTTATTGGTTCGCCATCCATGAACTTCTTAAACGGAACTTTACAAGATGGTCACTTCGTCATGGATGACATCAAAATCAAAGTTCCTGAAGGTAAAATGAAAACGCTTCGTGAACAAAACTTTATCGATAAAGAAATAATTCTTGGCATACGTCCAGAAGACATACATGATGAACCACTATTTATTGAAGCTACAAAAGAAACAAAAATTACCGCTACTATTGAAGTTGCTGAGTTGATGGGGGCAGAAACATACCTTTACTCCAAAGTTAACGAGCAGGATTTCATTGCGCGAATTGATTCACGTTCAGACATAGATGGCGGTGAGCAATTAGATGTTGCATTTGACATGAATAAGGCACATTTTTTCAATCCGGAAGACGAACAGCGGATACGATAA
- a CDS encoding MFS transporter, which produces MKKKTVRSWMLYDFGNSAFSTTIMAAVLPVFYYDVAAVGLDESLATSYWGYSQSIAVLIVAILAPFLGAISDYSASKKKFLRFFAFMGMIASVLLGFVGEGDYLFASLILIIGTIGFSSANIFYDAFLPEIADEEDIDKISSSGFAFGYIGGGVLLAINLLMILKHQWFGIPNSTIASQLAFVTVGIWWFIFSIPLLKNVKEEKKKPIKREKSYLSIGFTRVTTTFKEIKQYKQLLIFLLAFWMYNDGISTIIKMATIYGRDIGINSNSLIAALLITQFVGIPFTFLFGWIATKITAKKALFITLYVYIGIVILGYFMTTALHFYLLAVCVGVVQGGAQSLSRSIFGRMVPNDKHGEFFGFYGISSKFAAIFGPFLFALVGQLTGSSRLGIVSLIVFFVIGIVLLRFVNVEKGMIEAKQHTINENEVQVKPK; this is translated from the coding sequence ATGATGTTGCAGCAGTAGGCTTGGATGAGTCGTTGGCTACAAGTTACTGGGGATATTCACAATCTATCGCGGTATTAATTGTGGCTATTCTTGCGCCATTCCTTGGAGCAATTAGTGATTATTCAGCTTCTAAGAAAAAGTTTCTGCGTTTTTTTGCTTTTATGGGTATGATAGCAAGTGTGTTACTAGGATTTGTTGGTGAGGGAGATTATTTATTTGCATCACTCATACTCATAATTGGAACAATTGGATTTTCAAGTGCTAACATATTTTATGATGCATTCTTACCTGAAATTGCTGATGAAGAAGATATCGATAAAATCTCATCTAGTGGATTTGCTTTTGGATACATAGGCGGAGGGGTACTACTCGCAATAAACCTTCTAATGATATTGAAACATCAATGGTTTGGAATCCCTAACTCAACTATAGCAAGTCAATTAGCTTTTGTGACAGTAGGTATTTGGTGGTTTATCTTTTCGATACCACTCCTCAAAAATGTTAAGGAAGAAAAGAAGAAGCCAATTAAACGGGAGAAGTCCTATCTATCGATTGGATTTACAAGGGTTACTACAACATTTAAAGAAATTAAACAGTATAAACAATTATTAATTTTTCTTTTAGCCTTTTGGATGTACAACGATGGTATTTCTACGATTATAAAAATGGCAACTATTTATGGACGTGATATCGGCATAAATTCAAATTCGCTAATAGCTGCCTTATTAATAACGCAGTTTGTCGGGATTCCATTTACATTTTTATTTGGTTGGATTGCTACGAAAATCACGGCTAAAAAAGCATTATTCATAACGTTATATGTTTATATCGGAATCGTTATATTAGGATACTTTATGACAACGGCACTACATTTTTATTTACTAGCAGTTTGCGTAGGTGTTGTTCAAGGTGGCGCCCAATCATTAAGCAGATCTATTTTTGGTCGAATGGTACCTAATGATAAACATGGGGAGTTCTTTGGTTTTTATGGAATTTCATCAAAATTCGCTGCCATTTTTGGGCCATTCCTATTCGCGTTAGTTGGTCAACTGACGGGTTCCAGTCGGCTTGGAATCGTTTCATTGATCGTATTCTTTGTAATTGGTATCGTATTATTACGATTTGTAAATGTTGAAAAAGGTATGATCGAAGCTAAGCAGCATACGATTAACGAGAATGAAGTTCAAGTTAAACCGAAATAA